TTCTGTTCATGCATGTGAAGCATCTGCTGCGCCAGGTGGGCGAGGATGTCATGAACCACACCCGACCGCTCCGGCGAGGCGGACAAATGCCCGCTGACCAATTCCAGCATTTTATCGAATTGAGCGGTTTCGATTTGCTCACTGTGCAACTCGGTGAATTCTTTTAATCCGGATTCCCTTTCAGAATTGGAGGAAGTGAAGTCGATTTTTCGGATTTTCAAATTATCAAAAGCGTCTACTCTTAAATGAGGAAATGATACTCCTTCCTCTCTCTGTTCATTGTTAAAAACAAAACTAATCAACTTTGAGTTACAGATTGAGCACAAATAATTCAGGTTATAATTTTTATTATGTGGAATTCCAATATATAGCTGTTGGTCAACAAAAAATTCATCATAATCAACGATGGAAACAATTCTACCGGCAGATAATAATTTACGAACAAGCAATTTTGGGGATTTAAAAAACCTAATCTCCCGTGGAGCGGCAAGCCATTTACCATATTTTATATAATGATTTTCATCCCATCTATTCTCATACCGACCAATATCTTTCCCCATAAGTTCAGGAACAAATGAATCGTCTATTTTTCCTTCGGCATGATACTCTCGGTTACTAATAACCTCTTCTGATTGTCCGGTTGCTTTATCGTAAGCATTTATACCTCTGGTTGTTTCACAGACTTCAGATAATACAATTGCATTCGACCTGATTTTATTAATTATTGTCTCAATTTCAGGTGATAGCCAAAAGTTGAAAAGTGAATTCTCATTCTTTTCAAACCTTGAAACGCTAATACTGTATAAATAATGTATGGTTAAGTCTTTAGTAAATTTTTGTATTGATACTTCATTACTACCATGCCTTTCAGAATTCCTGAATAAGAAAATTATAGTATCAACTGTTGCATCAGGAAAAATTTGAATATCTGAGCTTGTTATTTTTAAAACTTCAGTTTGTTTGAGAATAAACTTTCGAAGAATATCCGAATAAATTGCATTTGTCCATGTATCAGGTACAATATGTGAAAAATATCCTCCCGATTTATTGATTCTAATACCTTGCTCAGTAAATAATTGATAAAGATCGATTTGATACTTTGAACATTTGTAAACTGCATTAAAATAATTTTTTATACCTGTTTGTCCCCAATCCCTGCCAAACGAGTAAGGAGGATTCCCCACTACCGCATCAAATCCCGGATTCTCCTTCCAGTCAGACCGCTCCAGGTTGATGAAAACTTCCGGGAATTCCAGCTCCCAGTGAAAGAAGTGATGTTCCCCGGATAATGCTTCAGTCAACTGGAGGGATTCGTTTTCGGAGGTATGCAGGTTCTCCCGGCTCCCCTGTTTGAGAGCGTCCAGCACGTCCTGGCCGTGGACTTCCATCACCTGCTTGACGCCGTCGTTTCCGAAGTGACGGCTCACCCAGAGGTCCAGGATGGTTTTATACGGCTGTATGGCTTGCTCGAACGCATCGTACTTGGAGATGCTCTGCTCGACTTCCGAGAAGGTGGCGTCGGTCAGCGCAGACACATCCCGCATCAGGTTGGCCGCCTGGAGCAGGCCCCGGAACGGGCTGCCGAACAGGTCTTCGGTTACGCCTTCTTCTGGCTCTAACGCTTCTTCAACTTCATGGACGGTGGTTCCAATGAGAGAATTCCCCACCTTCAGATGATGGTCCAGAAAACTCAGCGGAGCGCCGACGGTAAACGAATCCAGCCAGAGGCTCAGTTTCGCCAGTTCGGTGGCCATGGGATTCAGGTCAACGCCGTAAATGCAGCGCTTCATCACCATCCGCTTCAGCAGGTTGGTATCTTTCAGCACCCGTTCATCGATGGAGATATCCTGCTCCTCCAGCGTCTCAATGATATCCTGCCGAATGGATTCCAGCCGCCGGATAACCGGATTATCCGGGTATTTGTCAAGCTCCACGATGATGTGTTCTGCGAGATAATCTGTGGTTCGTACCAGAAAGTGCCCGCTGCCCATGGCGGGGTCACAGATTTTAATGCCGAGAAAGGTATTGATTGCTTCCTGCTCCAGTTGCTTCACCGGCTGTTTCCGGTTGCCGCTGCTCTTCTCTTTAATCTCCTCCATCAGCTCTGCAAATTTCGCTGCCCGGTCTTCTAAAACCGGTCCCACCGTATTTTCCACGATATACTGCACGATGTATTCCGGCGTGTAGTAGGAGCCTGTGGCTTTCCGCTCGCCCTTGTCATTTTCAAGGTATGGCTCACCCTGCTCGATGATACGGAGAGGCTTGTCAACCTCATCTACCGGCTTGTAGACTTCCCGCCCTTTTTCTTTGGTGACAGCCAGCGGCTCATCGGCGATACGGAGATGAAATTCCAGCAGTCCTTCATAGATGGAACCCAGCTGCTCCACATCGAGGGTCTTGTAATCGATAAAGCGCTTCTCGCCGGTCTCCGGGTCTTCGTCCATTGTGAGCAAGTGCAGCGCTGGCACCAGGTATTTGTCGGGCACCGAATGGTCAATAAAGAAGGCATTCTGGGGATGATTCTGCCGGAATAGACCGCCGTTGTATCGCGGCACATTTAAATCCGAGTCACCTAAATCTATAATCCGGAAGAGACTTTGCAGGTCATTCCAGTAATCATGGCCTACTCTGCTCAGTGTCTCTCCTTCCCGTACCGCTTTCCAGGCCCGCCGTTTCAGGTGCATCATACTGTATTTTTGGTAGCCTCGCTCCTGCACCGGGAGCAAATCTCTGGCTTCAGCATAGAGGATAAATAGCAACCGGTAGAGCAGGCGAAGCGTCCCTTCGTAGATATCGTCCAGATTCTCCGGACTATTAATATCCTTTGTGCCGTTTTTCTGCTGGAATTCGATAAACCCTTCCGCTAGATGCAGAAAAATTTCATCGAATATCAGTTCCTTTAACCGATTCTGCAGCTCACTTCCGTACTGAATGGAACCGGTAAACACCCGCTCGATAAAAGTATCACCCGTTTCAGGAGATTCTACGAACGAGGCAGCCCGAAAGAAGTGGTAGAAAAATTTAAAGGCTTCTCTGTCCTCTTCTTCGAGAATGGTTTGCAGGTTCACTTCGAAATACGTATCCACACGAGACCGGGCCCTGGTTGAATACAGACGCCAGACTGCCCCGTTGGTCAGGATACCCCACTCGACTCCGGTGGCAACAAGATAATGGACGATTTGAAAACTGGGATTGCGATTTGAGAGTCGTTCTTCTGCATCCGAAAATTGCGAATCCAGGGGCCGGTCCCAGTATTTGGCATCGGCAATGGCCACGGGATAATTGAAGTATTCACTCTCGTCCAGATGCTGTAACGCCTCAGTCCGCTGCTCCTCACTGACAAACAGCGAATAATCCGGAAAATTTAACTCGCCATAGCTCTCGGCCTTATCCTGTACTTCGGGATAGAACCCAAGGATGTCGAATGCCGGTTTGATAAACTTTTCTTCGGTCTTGGCTTCCTTGCCTGTAAGCTTGGGATACAGCTCTGTGTTCTGTTGATACAGGTCTTGGAATGATTGGTATGCTTTTTCGACGGATTCATCCCATTCGGGATGGTCAGTCAGTCGATGTTCCAGGTAGTAGTCGGAAAAAAGAGAACGGTTTTCATAGAACTGGTCTTCAGGCATAGAAAACTTCCTTCAATTTCACGGGTAATCCGAGCCAGATAAACGAAAATAAACAGTAAGATTATAGGGGACTTCCACAGAAGTTGCAACTGGTAGTTCAATCCGGCTCCGCCGGTCTTTAAGCCGCTATAATGTTAGAATTGCCACCGAAGTGTAATACCCGGTTGTGGATGCACGCTAAATGACATCTTGCTGTTATTTTTGCGAACAGCGTCTTGCCGTTCCCGTTCCTTCCGAACCACAAATGCGCCGCTAGCATAACCGACAAACGCACCGGCGACTACGTCCGAGAGCCAATGTTTGTCATGGTAAATCCGGGAGACGGAAATGAGTGTCGCCCCGGAATAGTACAGAACATCGGCAAGGGTATTGTCTGTCCGTTTGGCGAGCACAGTCGCTGTCACCCACCCTGTGGTACTATGGCCTGAAGGTAATGCTCTGGATGGACTTTCGAGGCCGGGCGGAGTAAAAACATAAACACCGTCATCAGTATATGGCCGATGCCGGCCGATCAGGGTTTTTAATATGGTGGTGGTTGCTCCGGCGGCCACATATCCTTCCATGAGCAATCGCCCGGTAACACGTACACTAGGGAACTCCCCGAATAAACCGACCAGATACATCCCGCTGGATAAAGAAACGGCTGTGTACTTACTCCCGGCAACCCGCCCGGATCGCATGGACCAGTGGTTGGAATTTCCGCGCCAGTCTCGCATCTGCGACCGAATGCTCTCATCAACGAGACTCACTGCGCCGACACCGGCGATACGTGCCCCATTAGAAACCCACCCCGTTTTTTCCCAATGCAACGGGCTGATTGCATACGCCATAAGGGTATTCCCGCTCGCCCGAAAATCGGAGGACAGCGTTTGCCTGTAAGACTCTGGAGGGGACTGGCCATAGATCGTAGTGGCGCTGGCAAGGAGGCTAGCCACAACGATAATGAGGCAAACATAAAGTGCTCCCGAAATTCGATGTGGTGGATTCAATACTAACTGTTCTGATTTAGAATTATTGTCATCAGACGGAGGGATAAATTATCTCGACTCCAGATATTTACCGAACGAAAGGTCGCCACTTCCCAGAAGAATCAGGGCAAGCGCCACCATAAAGAGCGTAAAATCAAACTCCCAGCCGCCGACGAATCCCTGGGCAAATTTGACCAGGAACATAGCCATTATCATAATTACGGCGATGAGGGCCGCTGCAATCCTGGTGTATAGCCCGATCGCAACTAAAATTCCGCCAAAAAATTCAACAAACGCGACCAGCCAGGCAAAGAAACCGGCTAACGGGATTTGGATGCTGGCGAAAAACTCAGTGGTATTGGCGATTGCGGAAAGTTTATTATATCCATGGACAATAAAGACCGCGGCCAATCCTAATCGCAGCAATAATGGCGCATACGATTTATATTGCTCAATTTTTTTCTGTAGCATCGTCTTCTCCTTTTACGGCGTGTTTCCAACGTTAGTTTAATATTAAACTAATTACCGTCGGACAAAATCACCACACCTAATCCAAAGCGGAACTAGAAGGAGAAGACCGTCTCTATACTGGTAGATCGCACAACTTCATTGCCGTCTTCGATCTCACCATTCCCGTTTAGATCCCGGTACGTCTCCTGCATATTCAACCGGAGTGCCGCACCGCCTGAAATCTCATATTCAAACGAATATCCCATAATGGTTCCCGGGGTGCGGAGTACGGTCAGATTGTTCACATTTGACTTGTATATGTACGCGCTGGCCGTCCGGATCTTTGGGATAAACATCGTATTTAACCCCAGTTCGGTATAGGCAGAACGCAGCCGGTCATTTCCGGCGAACATATCCTGGTAGGAGGCTGTCAGCGTCACCATATCAAACAGATTTGCTGAAGCACTCCCATAGAACCCCTTTTGCGTATAATCATACCGGTTTAGTACCTGCTCGGTTTTCGTCAGGAAGGCAAGATCACCCTGCTCAGTCCGGCCGGTGGTGACACGGTCGATCTCGTAGGTTCTGTTGTACATATCCGACGCAAAAAATTTCTGGAAATAGCGATACTCGAACTGCGTCTGGACAAAACCGATCTGCATCAGCATGCCGAACGGCGTGGCGCCCCAGCTGTTCTTGAACATATCGATTTTAGAGGCGTCTTCATTGCCGGTGGGCAGGATCTGCGCAAACTGAGAGAACAGGTGCAGATTCAGGTATCGCCAGTCCAGCACCGGGATTCCCACGTCAACAGCCGCGGCATGACTCAAAAAGCGATTTGCGATGCTGAACGGCACCTGGTCCACCCCATTGATTGACTGCAACGCCTGCGTAAGGGTGTATCCTTCGTCTATGATATTATCGTTGTTAATATCCTTGTCATAAATTGGCGGATTCCCATCATGTTGTTCATACTGGTCAATATACCAGTCCGGGAGCCCATCGTTATCCGAATCGTTGACCAGGTTGCCATCCTCAGGGAATTTGTCGACCGGATCGGGATAGCCGTCACCGTCGGTATCCGTCGCTCCCAGATATTGATTGCCATCCACCACATAGGTGAAACCGACGTCGACCTTCCAGAACGGATTGTAGGCGACCCGCGTACCAAAGAGACCGGGACCATCTTTCGTTGTGAATTCCCGAAAATTATTGAGAAAACCGGTCACCGTATAATCTCCGAATTGGACCTCGTATTCCAGACCAACGCGACGAACACCGGGATATTCGATGGCATTGGAATACCTGTTTACGAGCAGACCATATCCCAAAGACACATTATCGATTGCCCCTGCTCTAAGATATAATGGCTGGCCTGGTTGTCCATATCGGATGTAATAAACCTTGTCGATAACATCGCCAGCGTCATCCCAATCTTCACTCCGGATATTTCCATCCTGATCTACATAGAGAGCCAGATCCAAACCGACCCCTACTTTTCCGATGGAAAATTCCGGCTGAATCCGAATTTGATTATATACCTGGCCACCAATAGTCGCTGCACCGACACTTGCTTTCGTACTCATGCCGAACGGGCCTCCACCTTCACCGGTATCTTCCGGCTGTTCCGGCTCCTCGGGCATGGCAGGTTCACCGCCCGGTGCCGATTCATCCATTGGCTCGCTCTCGCCTTCTTCTATCCCTTCGGGATACGGGTCGGCCGGCGGATCGCTTTGGATCATTGGCGTTGCCATAATGGAACCGGAGGGCGACGAGATGACCGTTTCATTTTCGTGAAGCTGGACAGTATCACCGCTTACCGTATTTACGATTTCGACGGTACCGTCCAGGCCGATAAACCGATCATTCCCCTGTCCATCGGAAACGGTCCAGAAACTGGTACCCTTAACAGAGGCGACAGAGGTGGAAGTGGCCAGTTGATAGGTAACTCCACCGGAGCCTGTGACTTCCAGCAATATCTTCCCACGCTCCATTCGTATTTCCCGGACTTCCGCATCCACTTCTTCCTGAGATATTAACGTGAATAGTGATTTGGGGCGGACTTTGATTATACTTTTATCATCCCTGAACAATAATGCGGCAAAACCGTCTTCCCCGGTTTTCAGGGAATCGCCACCTGTAACCGTATCACCGACTTCAATTGCGTCGGAATAGGCCACCTCATCAGCTCTTTTGATCGTGACATCCCCGTTTTTTTTCAAAAGGTTCACTTCTGCCGCGGATCCCGGGCTACTCCACGCTAAACTCACCAGGATACCCGTCAATACGATGATAATTTTGTGATTCATTACGCCCCTCCCCTGTCCGTCCAAGGAATTAATATGCGGTGGAAGTTAAAATTTAACCCGATTCGGTTCCGATTTTACGATTGTTTTTACATGTTTTCAACTTCGAACTCCGAAGGTGTGATCCTGATAACGAAATCCGCTCAATCCGCGCGTTTCGCAAGTCGCCAGAAGACCACTCCACCAGCAATCATCGCAAGGCAGAGGATCTGTCCGGCAGTCATTCCAAGAAAAACGAGCCCCAAATGTTCATCCGGCATCCGGTAAAATTCAATGAAAAACCGAACGACGCCATATCCAATAAGGTAAAGGCCGGGCAGGAATCCCTGAAACGGTGTCCGTTTTCTTATAATCCAGAGAATCGCAAAGAGAAAAAGGCCCTCAAAGAATGCCTCGTACAATTGGGATGGATGGCGTAATTGGCCAGTGGGATCTAACGGAAAATACATTCCCCAGGAGACGTCGGTGACCCGGCCATACAATTCCCCATTAATAAAATTTCCGATGCGACCGAACATGTAGCCCAGTGGAATGGCAGGAGCAACCAGATCGGTAAACCGGAAAAAGTTCAAATTGTGCTTTTTGCTCACGTAAACAAATGCCAGTATCACTCCAATCACGCCACCGTGATACGACATGCCACTGATCCCGGTGAATTCCACACCATTCCCGAACCGAACCGGCAGAATAATTTCCAGCGGATGCAGAAGATAGTATCCAAAATTGTAGAAGAGTACGTATCCCAGCCGCCCGCCAACCAGCACGCCGATGATGGCATACATAAAGAAATTTTCGATGACTTCCTGGGAATACTCCAGGTCTTCATCCTTAACACGGTACTGAGTCAGAATGTAGGTTACAGCAAACGC
This is a stretch of genomic DNA from Candidatus Neomarinimicrobiota bacterium. It encodes these proteins:
- a CDS encoding FecR family protein, with protein sequence MNHKIIIVLTGILVSLAWSSPGSAAEVNLLKKNGDVTIKRADEVAYSDAIEVGDTVTGGDSLKTGEDGFAALLFRDDKSIIKVRPKSLFTLISQEEVDAEVREIRMERGKILLEVTGSGGVTYQLATSTSVASVKGTSFWTVSDGQGNDRFIGLDGTVEIVNTVSGDTVQLHENETVISSPSGSIMATPMIQSDPPADPYPEGIEEGESEPMDESAPGGEPAMPEEPEQPEDTGEGGGPFGMSTKASVGAATIGGQVYNQIRIQPEFSIGKVGVGLDLALYVDQDGNIRSEDWDDAGDVIDKVYYIRYGQPGQPLYLRAGAIDNVSLGYGLLVNRYSNAIEYPGVRRVGLEYEVQFGDYTVTGFLNNFREFTTKDGPGLFGTRVAYNPFWKVDVGFTYVVDGNQYLGATDTDGDGYPDPVDKFPEDGNLVNDSDNDGLPDWYIDQYEQHDGNPPIYDKDINNDNIIDEGYTLTQALQSINGVDQVPFSIANRFLSHAAAVDVGIPVLDWRYLNLHLFSQFAQILPTGNEDASKIDMFKNSWGATPFGMLMQIGFVQTQFEYRYFQKFFASDMYNRTYEIDRVTTGRTEQGDLAFLTKTEQVLNRYDYTQKGFYGSASANLFDMVTLTASYQDMFAGNDRLRSAYTELGLNTMFIPKIRTASAYIYKSNVNNLTVLRTPGTIMGYSFEYEISGGAALRLNMQETYRDLNGNGEIEDGNEVVRSTSIETVFSF
- a CDS encoding phosphatase PAP2 family protein translates to MAYAISPLHWEKTGWVSNGARIAGVGAVSLVDESIRSQMRDWRGNSNHWSMRSGRVAGSKYTAVSLSSGMYLVGLFGEFPSVRVTGRLLMEGYVAAGATTTILKTLIGRHRPYTDDGVYVFTPPGLESPSRALPSGHSTTGWVTATVLAKRTDNTLADVLYYSGATLISVSRIYHDKHWLSDVVAGAFVGYASGAFVVRKERERQDAVRKNNSKMSFSVHPQPGITLRWQF
- the lgt gene encoding prolipoprotein diacylglyceryl transferase; this translates as MGSFWEWWQYLPAKMDPVIFTIGSFQLRWYGTMYIVAFAVTYILTQYRVKDEDLEYSQEVIENFFMYAIIGVLVGGRLGYVLFYNFGYYLLHPLEIILPVRFGNGVEFTGISGMSYHGGVIGVILAFVYVSKKHNLNFFRFTDLVAPAIPLGYMFGRIGNFINGELYGRVTDVSWGMYFPLDPTGQLRHPSQLYEAFFEGLFLFAILWIIRKRTPFQGFLPGLYLIGYGVVRFFIEFYRMPDEHLGLVFLGMTAGQILCLAMIAGGVVFWRLAKRAD
- a CDS encoding Eco57I restriction-modification methylase domain-containing protein, translated to MPEDQFYENRSLFSDYYLEHRLTDHPEWDESVEKAYQSFQDLYQQNTELYPKLTGKEAKTEEKFIKPAFDILGFYPEVQDKAESYGELNFPDYSLFVSEEQRTEALQHLDESEYFNYPVAIADAKYWDRPLDSQFSDAEERLSNRNPSFQIVHYLVATGVEWGILTNGAVWRLYSTRARSRVDTYFEVNLQTILEEEDREAFKFFYHFFRAASFVESPETGDTFIERVFTGSIQYGSELQNRLKELIFDEIFLHLAEGFIEFQQKNGTKDINSPENLDDIYEGTLRLLYRLLFILYAEARDLLPVQERGYQKYSMMHLKRRAWKAVREGETLSRVGHDYWNDLQSLFRIIDLGDSDLNVPRYNGGLFRQNHPQNAFFIDHSVPDKYLVPALHLLTMDEDPETGEKRFIDYKTLDVEQLGSIYEGLLEFHLRIADEPLAVTKEKGREVYKPVDEVDKPLRIIEQGEPYLENDKGERKATGSYYTPEYIVQYIVENTVGPVLEDRAAKFAELMEEIKEKSSGNRKQPVKQLEQEAINTFLGIKICDPAMGSGHFLVRTTDYLAEHIIVELDKYPDNPVIRRLESIRQDIIETLEEQDISIDERVLKDTNLLKRMVMKRCIYGVDLNPMATELAKLSLWLDSFTVGAPLSFLDHHLKVGNSLIGTTVHEVEEALEPEEGVTEDLFGSPFRGLLQAANLMRDVSALTDATFSEVEQSISKYDAFEQAIQPYKTILDLWVSRHFGNDGVKQVMEVHGQDVLDALKQGSRENLHTSENESLQLTEALSGEHHFFHWELEFPEVFINLERSDWKENPGFDAVVGNPPYSFGRDWGQTGIKNYFNAVYKCSKYQIDLYQLFTEQGIRINKSGGYFSHIVPDTWTNAIYSDILRKFILKQTEVLKITSSDIQIFPDATVDTIIFLFRNSERHGSNEVSIQKFTKDLTIHYLYSISVSRFEKNENSLFNFWLSPEIETIINKIRSNAIVLSEVCETTRGINAYDKATGQSEEVISNREYHAEGKIDDSFVPELMGKDIGRYENRWDENHYIKYGKWLAAPREIRFFKSPKLLVRKLLSAGRIVSIVDYDEFFVDQQLYIGIPHNKNYNLNYLCSICNSKLISFVFNNEQREEGVSFPHLRVDAFDNLKIRKIDFTSSNSERESGLKEFTELHSEQIETAQFDKMLELVSGHLSASPERSGVVHDILAHLAQQMLHMHEQKQDETSGFLSWLERFMGTALENLSGYTIIQEYYDIDGGKEELIDRLKRNNSKIPDADMTARAAQEKVIEEYEKSMETLRPLLDRIEKTDTLIDRIVYQLYGLTEEEIRVVEDSP
- a CDS encoding DoxX family protein; amino-acid sequence: MLQKKIEQYKSYAPLLLRLGLAAVFIVHGYNKLSAIANTTEFFASIQIPLAGFFAWLVAFVEFFGGILVAIGLYTRIAAALIAVIMIMAMFLVKFAQGFVGGWEFDFTLFMVALALILLGSGDLSFGKYLESR